The Candidatus Omnitrophota bacterium genome includes the window CTTGATGAGGACGCTCAACATTTCCAGCGGGGTCAGCAGGATGAGCAACGGCGCGGGAACGCCCGGCAAAACAAAAATTTTCATGTAATTGAAGAAACCGTGTTTGGCCATGCCGCCCAAGGTCATGAAAATGAAGATCAGGAATGCCAGAGCGCCGGTCACGTTGACATTGGCTGTGGCTGTTGTCGGGAACAGAGGGACAAGCCCTAAAATATTCAGAAAAAGAATAAAGAAAAAAAGCGTCAAAAACAGCGGGGTCAACCGGCGGCCGTCCTCTTCTCCCAGAAATTCAATGGACAGGTCATCACGGATATGCAGGATAAAGACCTCAAATAAATTGGTCAATCCTGTGGGGACACGGTCATTTTTGCGGTATAAAAAGCAAAACACCCACACCACCAGGCCTGCGCCCAAAAGCAAGACCAACTTTTGTATGGTTAAAAATCCCGGCAAATGGACCGTGGGCAGGAACGGCAAATGCCATTGGTCCGAATCCATGATATGACGCATGATGTACTCATCGATCCGGAATGCTCCTTGTGCCACGGGCAGGCTCATAATGTTTCAATCATAAATCATAACTATAAACAGCGCAAGCAAATATGTGAAGAATCACCGACGTAAAATCTTCCAAAGTTCATAAACGATCAACAGGGTGCCGGCCCCCACGCCGGTCAACGTCCATGTATAACCGGTGCCCAGTTTTTGATCGGCAAAATAGCCGACAAAGAAACAGAACAGGAACTCCCCGGCCATGGTCCAGCCAAAATTAACCATCAAGTGATGTTTCAACGCAATCCGCCAAGGCCCCGATAAAACCCGGATGGCATTCCAGGGCCTTGCTCATGCGGTAATCCGTAAAACCGAATTGTTTTTCCGCCAGTTCTCTATATTCTATATCGATCTCACACAACGTCTCAATATGGTCCGACACAAAAGCGACAGGAACGACAATGACCTTGCGTACGCCTTTGCGGCTCAATTCTTCAAGTGTTCCCGGGGTCGTTGGCTTGATCCATTTGATGGGGCCGACATCGCTTTGGTAGGCAATGGCCCATTGGTGCTTGCGCCCCAATCTTTGGACAAGGCCGGCTACTGTCTGGCTGATGAGAAAGGTATACGGGTCCCCTTCCTGCAGGAAATAGACCGGCGTGCCGTGGGCCGAAAACAAAATATAAAAGTCATCCAGGTTCTCCCCGGGCCGCAGCGTTTCCCGGACGCGGTCCGCAAAGGCCTGGAGATAGCCCTCATACAAATGATACGGCAGGCAGGCCGTGAATTGCAATTCAGGATAGATCTTTTTGGCTGATTCCTTCAAATAAAAAATATTGGACGCGGTCGTGGACCTGGAAAAATGAGGATACAGGCTCAAGAGCAGCGCTTGTTTCTTTTTCTTTTCTTTGATCACGGTGATGGCCTCGTCAGGCAAGGGGTCACTGTAATTGAACGCCAACTGCGTATCCAGACCCCGTCCGCGTTTTCTCAATTCGGCTTTTAGGGCCTCGGTCTGCGCCAGCGAAGATCTCAAAATGGGGCTTCCTCCGCCGATAAGCCCATAACGGTCCTGGACGTGTTTAAGCCGCGAACGGATGAGAAGGTCAGCGAACAGGGATTGGGCAAAGGGAAAACGGATGATCAGGCGGTCGTTGAAAAGCCGCCGCAAGAACGGCTCAACACCGGCGATATCTTTAGGGCCGCCCATATTCATGAGGACGACCACCATGTCCTCGTCACGCAGGCCGGACGGTAAGACAGAAGGTAATTGGAGATTAACGGTCATAGAAAGGGATCAGATCCCTCGCTTTCGCTCGGGATTAATTCGGACTTATGACTTATGTCGCTCTGCTCCATAAGTCATGTCCTCATTAAAAAAATCGGAACTGTTGAGGGTTTTGAGTTTGGCGATCTTGGCGTCAAACTCAAGGATCTTCCGGCGGATGATCCCTTCAACCTCGGCCATGGCCTGGGCGCGTTTTTTCATGCCGGCGTCCACCACCTGGTCCAGATCATCAATGGAGCGCAGGTGCGCTCCGGGGATGTCCGCGACAGCAGGATCAATGTTGCGCGGCATGGAAATGTCAATGAATAAAAGCGGCCTGCCGGGACGCGCGGCCATGACCTTGGCAATTTGTTCCTTGTCCAGAATGTAATGCGGCGCGCCCACGGAGCAAATGCACAGGTCCGTCTCGGAAAGGATATCCTTAATATCAAAAAAAGACGCCGCGGTCCCGTTGTATTGGACAGCCAGGGCCTCGGCTTTCTCGCCCGTGCGGTTCATCAAATACATTTTAGCCAAACCCTTATTGCGCAGATGGGCGAGGGCCATTTCCCCCATTTTTCCGGCGCCGATGACCAGAACAGACCTGCCGGACAAGGACCCCAGCATGCTTTGGGCCATTTCGATCGCGGCCCAACTGACGGAAGAACCGCCATGGCTGATGGCGGTTTCATGGTGCGCTTTTTTGCCCGCGCACACGGCGATATTGGTCAAAATATTAAAATAACGCGACAGGGTGCCTATTTGGCGGGCCCGGTCCACGGCCATTTTGACCTGGCCCAGGATCTGTCTTTCCCCTAAAACCAGGGAATCCAGGCCGCAAGCCACCTTGAAGAGATGTTCACAGGCCCGGCGTGATTCATGGACATAAATATACGGGGTGTGATCAAAGTCCAGGCGGATCTTTTTGACCTTCGCGATCATGCCGATGACAAAGGCGCTGTCAACACAAGCGCTCCCCTTTTTTAAATAGACCTCAACGCGGTTGCAGGTGGAGAGGACAAAACATTCGCTGACCAGGGGGTGGTTCTTGAGCGTTGTTAAAAACAGGTCCTGCTGCTGCGGGTTTAAATAAAATCTCTCACGGATGGGAATGGGCGCTGTTTTGTGGTTCAATCCTATGACGAGCATGATGAGTGGACTATAACAAAAGTTTTACGAACAATCAAATGGTAATGTCCAAATTTCTTAAGGCCTGCCGGTATTCTTCGGGGGTGTTCACATTGTCCAGCCAACGGGGGTTTTGCTGGGTTATGAGATGGGTGTCGGACCCTGCGAGCGTTTTGCGGGGACAACGGGCCCCCTGCTTAAAAATGCTTATAAAATGTTCATACCCTCCGGCTTCCCAAATGGCGCACAACGGCTCCGGCAAACCGTCATGGGTGCTGATAAAGGCCGTGGCGGCCTTGGCAGGATCGCGGTGTTTGATCAGATAGCGCAGGGTCTTTTCATCGGCAAAAGGCAGATCGCAGGCCATGACAAGCCAGGAAACACCGGGATACGCGGTCATGGCGGATAAAATGCCTGTTAAAGGGCCGGCCTCCGCAAATGACGGCATATCCTCAATAAAATTGTCACCCCCGAATGTTTTTATCGGGGGTCCAGAGACCGTATGTTCTGGATTCCCGACAGAAGCATTCGGGAATGACAAACCTTGCTTTGACCGGCCGGAAATAAAAATTTCCGCACAAAACTCTTTCAACAGGTCCCGCACGTATTCCACCTGCGGCTTGCCATGATAGGACATCAGGGCCTTGTCCTGCCCCATCCTTCGGCTACGGCCGCCAGCTAAAATAAGGCCAAAAAGTTTGTTTTTTTCCGTGTTCATATTGAACGAATCCATCGGCATGGCCCAAGGACGTAAAATCCCCGGACCCGCCGAGATCAACCGGAGAACCGTCTTGCACCGGTACAAAACATGTCAGGTCGGTCTTCCAATCCACAGGACCTTTGAGCGCAACATATTTCTGCGGGACCTTAACGCCGCAAGCGCGATCAATATAGGGAATGACATAACGGTACGCGCAGACGAGCGTTGAGACCGGATTTCCCGGAAGCGCGAATACAGGTTTTCCATCCCGCGTTTGACCGAACCAGAACGGTTTGCCAGGTTTTTGCGCCACTTTATGGAAAAGTTTTTTGACCTTCATCCGGCTTAAAACTTTAGGGACATAATCGAACTCCCCCATGGAAACCCCGCCGCTTAAGACAATAACGTCAAAGTCCCTGCAAACAGCGCGCAGGCCTTTCAAGATCTTTTTTGGATCGTCGGGAAAATGGAACATCTTCACCCGGCATAAACCCGTTTGTTCCAACGCGGCCCGTAAGGCATAAGAATTAGAAAGCCGCGTTTGATAAAATGCCAGTGGTTTTCCGATATCCACCAGTTCATCCCCTGTCGCGATCACGGCGACACGAGGACGCCCAACGACCTTGACCCTTGTTCTGCCGACCGATGCCGCGATCCCGATATGCACCGGCAAAAGCCGTGTCCCTTTTTTAAGGACGATATCCCCTTGGCGGACGTCTGCCGCGCGCGGACGGATGTTCCACCCCGGCTTTGCGGCAACGCCCTGTTTCAGCACGGCCTTGCCTTGCCGAAACATGACCTTTTCAACAGGAATGACGCAATCATATCCTTTGGGCACGACAGCGCCGGTCATGATGCGCACGCAATGG containing:
- the hemA gene encoding glutamyl-tRNA reductase, whose translation is MLVIGLNHKTAPIPIRERFYLNPQQQDLFLTTLKNHPLVSECFVLSTCNRVEVYLKKGSACVDSAFVIGMIAKVKKIRLDFDHTPYIYVHESRRACEHLFKVACGLDSLVLGERQILGQVKMAVDRARQIGTLSRYFNILTNIAVCAGKKAHHETAISHGGSSVSWAAIEMAQSMLGSLSGRSVLVIGAGKMGEMALAHLRNKGLAKMYLMNRTGEKAEALAVQYNGTAASFFDIKDILSETDLCICSVGAPHYILDKEQIAKVMAARPGRPLLFIDISMPRNIDPAVADIPGAHLRSIDDLDQVVDAGMKKRAQAMAEVEGIIRRKILEFDAKIAKLKTLNSSDFFNEDMTYGAERHKS
- the atpB gene encoding F0F1 ATP synthase subunit A; this encodes MSLPVAQGAFRIDEYIMRHIMDSDQWHLPFLPTVHLPGFLTIQKLVLLLGAGLVVWVFCFLYRKNDRVPTGLTNLFEVFILHIRDDLSIEFLGEEDGRRLTPLFLTLFFFILFLNILGLVPLFPTTATANVNVTGALAFLIFIFMTLGGMAKHGFFNYMKIFVLPGVPAPLLILLTPLEMLSVLIKSFALMIRLFANMFAGHIVILSILGLVVMMGAFVSLPAIVMALFVSLLEIFVAFLQAYIFTFLSAIFIGQIYRPQH
- a CDS encoding NTP transferase domain-containing protein, giving the protein MNTEKNKLFGLILAGGRSRRMGQDKALMSYHGKPQVEYVRDLLKEFCAEIFISGRSKQGLSFPNASVGNPEHTVSGPPIKTFGGDNFIEDMPSFAEAGPLTGILSAMTAYPGVSWLVMACDLPFADEKTLRYLIKHRDPAKAATAFISTHDGLPEPLCAIWEAGGYEHFISIFKQGARCPRKTLAGSDTHLITQQNPRWLDNVNTPEEYRQALRNLDITI
- a CDS encoding molybdopterin molybdotransferase MoeA, giving the protein MMITVNAAQKIILKYIQHFPSEFCPLKESDGRILREDIHSDRDQPPFDKALMDGIAVSSRAAAKVFSIDGIAAAGDKPLTVKHKDHCVRIMTGAVVPKGYDCVIPVEKVMFRQGKAVLKQGVAAKPGWNIRPRAADVRQGDIVLKKGTRLLPVHIGIAASVGRTRVKVVGRPRVAVIATGDELVDIGKPLAFYQTRLSNSYALRAALEQTGLCRVKMFHFPDDPKKILKGLRAVCRDFDVIVLSGGVSMGEFDYVPKVLSRMKVKKLFHKVAQKPGKPFWFGQTRDGKPVFALPGNPVSTLVCAYRYVIPYIDRACGVKVPQKYVALKGPVDWKTDLTCFVPVQDGSPVDLGGSGDFTSLGHADGFVQYEHGKKQTFWPYFSWRP
- a CDS encoding AtpZ/AtpI family protein; amino-acid sequence: MVNFGWTMAGEFLFCFFVGYFADQKLGTGYTWTLTGVGAGTLLIVYELWKILRR
- the hemH gene encoding ferrochelatase — translated: MTVNLQLPSVLPSGLRDEDMVVVLMNMGGPKDIAGVEPFLRRLFNDRLIIRFPFAQSLFADLLIRSRLKHVQDRYGLIGGGSPILRSSLAQTEALKAELRKRGRGLDTQLAFNYSDPLPDEAITVIKEKKKKQALLLSLYPHFSRSTTASNIFYLKESAKKIYPELQFTACLPYHLYEGYLQAFADRVRETLRPGENLDDFYILFSAHGTPVYFLQEGDPYTFLISQTVAGLVQRLGRKHQWAIAYQSDVGPIKWIKPTTPGTLEELSRKGVRKVIVVPVAFVSDHIETLCEIDIEYRELAEKQFGFTDYRMSKALECHPGFIGALADCVETSLDG